One part of the Desulfonema ishimotonii genome encodes these proteins:
- the truA gene encoding tRNA pseudouridine(38-40) synthase TruA, with protein sequence MKNFRLIIEYDGTAYHGWQIQKDDRTIQGEIQNALERMTRRKIVLNGSGRTDAGVHALGQVASFRCDTRLTAEAFQKGLNSILDDDIVIHGCREVPETFHARFDARGKTYHYRILNRPLPSAIDRRSAWFIKRPLDFSAMQAAAGHIPGEHDFKAFEGTGSPRAHTVRRVSQAGFVRETDGYLTFRISANGFLRFMVRNIVGTLAEVGMGKRTPDRFKAVLLSKDRGQAGATAPPQGLCLMHVNYEEGL encoded by the coding sequence TTGAAAAACTTCAGACTCATTATCGAATATGACGGAACTGCCTATCACGGGTGGCAGATTCAGAAGGATGACCGGACGATCCAGGGGGAAATTCAGAATGCCCTGGAGAGGATGACCCGCCGGAAAATTGTTCTGAACGGCTCCGGCCGGACAGATGCCGGGGTTCACGCCCTGGGGCAGGTCGCCAGTTTCAGATGCGACACCCGGCTGACAGCCGAGGCGTTTCAGAAGGGGCTGAACAGCATCCTGGACGACGATATTGTGATTCACGGATGCCGGGAGGTGCCGGAAACCTTTCACGCCCGGTTTGACGCCAGGGGCAAGACCTACCACTACCGCATTCTGAACCGCCCCCTGCCGTCGGCCATTGACCGCCGTTCTGCGTGGTTTATCAAAAGGCCCCTCGATTTCAGCGCCATGCAGGCGGCGGCCGGTCACATTCCGGGAGAACATGATTTCAAAGCCTTTGAGGGGACCGGCAGCCCCAGAGCGCATACGGTCCGACGGGTCTCACAGGCCGGGTTTGTCCGGGAGACAGACGGCTATCTGACCTTTCGGATCAGCGCCAACGGCTTTCTCCGCTTCATGGTCCGCAATATCGTGGGGACGCTGGCGGAAGTGGGCATGGGCAAACGGACACCGGACCGGTTCAAAGCGGTTCTGCTGTCGAAGGACCGGGGGCAGGCTGGCGCCACCGCGCCGCCCCAGGGGTTGTGCCTGATGCACGTAAACTACGAGGAGGGGCTATGA